CCCTACCTCAGCGGTAAAATTTGTGGAAGATGTACTGTCCAAGTGTCCGTCACTTTTATTGAAAGCCAACGCTGAAGACGATACTCCGTTACATGTTGCGGCAAGGTATGGGCATGCTTCGATCGTTAAAGTTCTGATTGATTGTAAAAAATCCCAACATCAAGATCTCGAAAGTGTCGTTGCTATTAAGGAGATGATTACTAGGGAGATGATTGGAATGCTGAACAAAAAGGGAGACACGACCATACATGATGCTGTACGTCACAATCACATTGAAGTGGTAAAACAGTTACTAAGGGAGGTAGATCGAGAATTTTCGTTTGGTGCTAATGGTGCTGGTGAGACCCCACTTTACTTGGCTGCCGAGAGACACTTTCCAGATTTGGTATCTGAAATTTTGAACACATTCCAATCACCAGCTTATGATGGCCCCTTGGGTAGAACGGCTTTGCATGCTGcaacatt
Above is a genomic segment from Juglans microcarpa x Juglans regia isolate MS1-56 chromosome 1D, Jm3101_v1.0, whole genome shotgun sequence containing:
- the LOC121250429 gene encoding ankyrin repeat and protein kinase domain-containing protein 1-like: MITREMIGMLNKKGDTTIHDAVRHNHIEVVKQLLREVDREFSFGANGAGETPLYLAAERHFPDLVSEILNTFQSPAYDGPLGRTALHAATFSNDAGMTENILERYGCDLCKQSDQKGWTPFHLAAYLDCI